In Thermus aquaticus, the sequence CCTGGGCGTGGTCTTTGATTCCTCCACAGGCTTCCTTTTGCCGGATGGCGCCATCCTTTCTCCTGACGCCGCCTTCGTGGAGCGGGCCGTGTGGGAGGCCCTTTCCGAGGCCGAAAGGGAGGGTTTCCCCCCCATCGCTCCCGAGGCGGTGTTTGAGATCCGCTCGGCTTCCCAGGCTCTGGAGGAGCTCAGGTCCAAGATGGCCCTTTACCTGAAGAACGGGGTACGGCTTGGGGTTTTGGTGGACCCCTACGCCCGGGCGGTGGAGGTCTACCGCCCCCAAGAGGAGCCCCTTCGTTTACAGGGGGTGGAGGCCGTTTCCCTGGAGCCGGAGCTTCCCGGCTTCGCCCTCTGGCTTCCCCCCCTCTGGTAAGGCCTAAAGCCCGAAGCGGGCGTAGATGGCGTCCACGTGCCTCAGGAAGGGCGCGGGGTCAAAGAGGGCCTTAAGGGCCTCGCCCTTCAGGGGGTTTTCCGGGTCCTCCTCCAGAAGCTCGGCCAAGGGCCGCTTCTCCTCCCAGCTCTTTAGGGCGTTGCGCTGGACGATGGCGTAGGCCCGGTCCCGGGGGAGGCCGTGGGCGATGAGGGCGTTCAGGACCTGCTGGGAGTAGATGAGGCCCCGGGTCAGGTTCAGGTTCTTCTCCAGGTTGGCCTCGAGGACCACCAAGCCCCTCAGGATCCCCTTAAGCCGCCTCAGGGCGTAGTGGGCCAGGGTGGTGGCGTCGGGGAGGATGACCCTTTCCACGGAGGAGTGGGAGATGTCCCGCTCGTGCCAGAGGGCGATGTCCTCCAGGGCGGGGTGCAGGTAGCCCCTTAAAAGCCTCGCCACCCCCGTCAGGTTTTCCAGGCCCACGGGGTTTTTCTTGTGGGGCATGGAGGAGCTCCCGGTCTGGCCCTCGGCAAAGGGCTCCTCCACCTCCAGGACCTCCGTGCGCTGGAGGTGCCTTAGCTCCACCGCCACCCGTTCCAGGTTCCCCCCCAGGATGGCTAGGGCCGCCAGGACCTCGGCGTGCCGGTCCCGGGGCACCACCTGGGTAGAGATGGGCTCGGGGCGGAGGCCGAGCCTCCCCGCCACGTGGGCCTCCACCTCCGGGGGCACGTGGGCGTAGTTGCCCACAGACCCCGAGATCATGGCCACGCCGATGGTCTCCCTGGCCTCCTTAAGCCGCCTTTGGTCCCGCTGGAAGGCGGCGTAAAAGCTTAAGAAGCGGAGGCCGAAGGCCGTGGGCTCGGCGTGGACCCCGTGGGTGCGGGCGATGGCGGGGGTGCGCCGGTAGCGGAGGGCGAGGGCCTTTAAGGCCTCCTCCACCTCCTCAAGCTCCGCCAGGACCAGGTCCAGGGCCCGGGCGAGGAGGGCGTTTTGCGCCGTGTCCACCACGTCGGAGCTGGTGAGGCCCAGGTGGAGGTAGCGGCCCACCTCCTCGTCCTCGGTCCAGGCCACCAGGGCCCGGGTGAAGGCCACGATGTCGTGGCGGGTGGAGGCCTCCATCTCCGCCACCATGCGGGCGAAGGCCTCGGTGAGGGGTTTTTCCTGGAGCTTTTTTAAAAGCCTTTGGGAAAGCCCCCGGGGCACCTGGCCCAGGGCTTCCCAGGCCTCGAGGGCGTAGGCCTCCACCAGGGCCCAGGTCTGGTAGCGGCTTTCCTCGGACCAAAGGGCGGCCATCTCCGGCGTCTGGTAGCGGGCGATCATGCCCTTTAGGGTACCAGGGAACGGGCGGAGGTTGGCCAAGGAGGCTGGAGGGGAGCGTATACTAACGGTTGTGGGGTATTCTCGCCCCTTTAGGGGGTAGACCATGAAGACCCTGGGCGAGATCCGGCGCATCTTGGCCCAATACAAGCCGGAGCTTCGGGCGCGCTTCGGCGTGCGGGAGCTGGCCATCTTCGGGTCCTACGCCCGGGGGGAGGCCACCCCCTTAAGCGACGTGGATATCCTGGTAGCGCTAGAACGCCCCCTAGGGTGGGAGATTGTGGACCTGCGCGATTACTTGGAAGCCCTACTGGGGCTTCCGGTGGACCTGCTCACCGCAGGGGCCTTGCGGCGTAAGCCGCACTTGTGGCAAGCGGTGCGAGAGAACCTGGTCCATGTCTAGGCGGAATGCGCGCCTCCTAAAGACATGTTGGAAAGCTTAGAAAAGATTGAGCGTTACGCCACTGGGCTAACCTTTGAGCGTTTCGCCCGGGACGACCGTACCGTGGATGCCGTGGTCCGTAACCTGGAGGTCATCGGCGAAGCGGCCCGGCAGATCCCCTCGGAGGTTCGGGAGCGCTACCCGGAGGTTCCGTGGCGGCGGGTGATCGGCCTGCGCAACGTTGTGGTGCACGAGTATTTCGCCGTGGACGTGGAAATCGTTTGGACCGTGGTCCGGCAGAGCTTACCGGAGCTAAAAGAGGCGCTACGGCGAATGATGGCGGAGTTGGGGCAAGCGTAGCCTCAGCCGGGTAAGACGAGGACGAAGGTTCCCCGAAAGCCCTCCCCCTCCCTTTCCAGGGGAAGGAGGAGGTCCGCCCGGAAGAGGCCGTCCTGGCGGTTGCCCACCCGGGGCATCCCCCGCTCCCGGTAGGGCGGGAGGGCGTAAACCTGG encodes:
- a CDS encoding HepT-like ribonuclease domain-containing protein, which produces MLESLEKIERYATGLTFERFARDDRTVDAVVRNLEVIGEAARQIPSEVRERYPEVPWRRVIGLRNVVVHEYFAVDVEIVWTVVRQSLPELKEALRRMMAELGQA
- a CDS encoding Uma2 family endonuclease, with the protein product MALVLDLAHPITEAELRRLSELNPGYQLERSPEGRLWVSPTGGESGRRSLQLAYQLARWNEEKGLGVVFDSSTGFLLPDGAILSPDAAFVERAVWEALSEAEREGFPPIAPEAVFEIRSASQALEELRSKMALYLKNGVRLGVLVDPYARAVEVYRPQEEPLRLQGVEAVSLEPELPGFALWLPPLW
- a CDS encoding nucleotidyltransferase family protein, translated to MKTLGEIRRILAQYKPELRARFGVRELAIFGSYARGEATPLSDVDILVALERPLGWEIVDLRDYLEALLGLPVDLLTAGALRRKPHLWQAVRENLVHV
- the purB gene encoding adenylosuccinate lyase yields the protein MIARYQTPEMAALWSEESRYQTWALVEAYALEAWEALGQVPRGLSQRLLKKLQEKPLTEAFARMVAEMEASTRHDIVAFTRALVAWTEDEEVGRYLHLGLTSSDVVDTAQNALLARALDLVLAELEEVEEALKALALRYRRTPAIARTHGVHAEPTAFGLRFLSFYAAFQRDQRRLKEARETIGVAMISGSVGNYAHVPPEVEAHVAGRLGLRPEPISTQVVPRDRHAEVLAALAILGGNLERVAVELRHLQRTEVLEVEEPFAEGQTGSSSMPHKKNPVGLENLTGVARLLRGYLHPALEDIALWHERDISHSSVERVILPDATTLAHYALRRLKGILRGLVVLEANLEKNLNLTRGLIYSQQVLNALIAHGLPRDRAYAIVQRNALKSWEEKRPLAELLEEDPENPLKGEALKALFDPAPFLRHVDAIYARFGL